A window of Nitrospirota bacterium genomic DNA:
GTCTTCTTGTTCATAGGTTTACCATCGCCTTGCTCCGGGAAGAAAAAACGGCGGGCCGGGTCCCGTGAAGGGCACCGTTCTCCCTGTACGCTTTACGGCCTCCTGCCGGCCTTGCTCCCGATCCTGAGCCTCAGCGCATTCAATCGGATGAACCCCTCGGCGTCCTTCTGGTCATAGACGCGGTCCGCCTCGAAGGTCGCGAGTTCGGGGTTATAGAGCGAGACCGGTGATTTCCTGCCGACGGTGTCGCAGTTTCCCTTGTACAGTTTGACCCGCGCGGTGCCGGTCACGTTCTTCTGCGACTCGTCAACCGCGGCCTGGAGCATGGCCCGCTCGGGCGCGAACCAGTATCCATAATAGACCAGCTCGGCGTAGCGAGGAATGAGGCTGTCCCGGAGGTGCATGGCCTCGCGGTCCATGGTGATGGACTCCACGGCCCGGTGCGCCGCGTGCAGCAGCGTGCCGCCCGGCGTCTCGTACACGCCGCGGGACTTCATGCCCACATACCGGTTCTCGACGAGGTCGACGCGGCCCACGCCGTGGGCCCCGGCGATCCGGTTCGACTCGGCGAGCAGCGCCGCGGGAGACAGTTTTTTGCCGTTGATCGCGACCGGGTTGCCCGCCTCGTAGTCGACCTCGACATACTCGGCCCTGTCCGGGGCCTTCTCGACGGGCACGGCGAGGGTGTACATGTCATTGGTCGATTCTTTCCACGGGTCCTCGAGGACGCCGCCCT
This region includes:
- a CDS encoding argininosuccinate synthase, whose product is MKKDIKKIVVAYSGGLDTSVIITWLKETYGCEVIAFTADIGQGEELELLREKAIRTGASKISIDDLREEFVRDFVFPLLRTNAVYEGRYLLGTSIARPLIAKRQIEIAVRENADAVCHGATGKGNDQVRFELTYFALKPDIKIVAPWREWTMKGREELIAYAEKHGIPVTATRAKPYSTDRNLLHISYEGGVLEDPWKESTNDMYTLAVPVEKAPDRAEYVEVDYEAGNPVAINGKKLSPAALLAESNRIAGAHGVGRVDLVENRYVGMKSRGVYETPGGTLLHAAHRAVESITMDREAMHLRDSLIPRYAELVYYGYWFAPERAMLQAAVDESQKNVTGTARVKLYKGNCDTVGRKSPVSLYNPELATFEADRVYDQKDAEGFIRLNALRLRIGSKAGRRP